In a genomic window of Nesterenkonia halotolerans:
- a CDS encoding RecQ family ATP-dependent DNA helicase: MSTSSTDAANLSPSDVEAHLVEQDPAFHAEARERLAALAGSEVDFRQGQFEAISALVQQRRRVLVVQKTGWGKSAVYFLAAHLLRSRGRGVSLIVSPLIALMRDQIAAATRAGVRAQAVSSANAHEWDTIMESLRNDELDVLLISPERLANPRFRDEVLPGLLQRMGMLVVDEAHCISDWGHDFRPDYRRIAEIVRNLPTEVPVLATTATANSRVVDDIAAQLTPAGEAGHVGDHADKEVLVLRGTLSRESLRLGVLSLPDSEQRIAWLTQHLEDLTGSGIVYALTISQATDLAAHLNAHGYKVAAYTGQTDPDERQQLEQALKDNTVKALIATSALGMGFDKPDLGFVVHLGAPSSPVSYYQQIGRAGRAVDSADVLLMPGKEDVRIWEYFAQASMPTQERADAVLNALSPETTLSVAKLEAMVEIRRSPLELLLKVLEVDGSVRRVSGGWLSTGVPWTYDAERYDTILAMRRAEQQLMLDYERLPQGQCRMVFLAHALDDDAAQPCGRCDTCAEPWFPQDVSQPALAEAKASLDRVGLEIAPRKQWPTGLGALGLSLKGKLPTEALAEPGRALARLSDLGWGTPVREALQGEDAEVSEQLVRGAIRVLAEWGWARRPDVVVSMPSRQHPVLVDSLAQSLARVGQLPYAGALEWADGGPTSTPDTNSAFRLAGLLGKFGVSSELAGRIEGASVLLVDDEVVSRWTLTVAARELRGAGAAQVLPFTLGMRG, encoded by the coding sequence GTGAGCACATCCAGCACGGACGCAGCCAACCTTTCACCCTCCGATGTCGAGGCACACCTGGTCGAACAGGACCCGGCCTTCCACGCAGAGGCTCGCGAGCGCCTGGCCGCCCTTGCCGGATCCGAGGTGGACTTCCGGCAGGGTCAGTTCGAGGCGATCTCCGCGCTGGTCCAGCAACGACGCCGGGTGCTGGTGGTGCAGAAGACGGGCTGGGGCAAGTCTGCGGTCTACTTCCTCGCCGCGCACCTGCTGCGCAGTCGCGGCCGCGGCGTCAGCCTGATCGTCTCCCCGCTGATCGCGCTGATGCGTGATCAGATCGCCGCCGCCACCCGCGCCGGAGTGCGCGCCCAGGCGGTCAGCTCCGCCAACGCCCATGAATGGGACACCATCATGGAGTCCCTGCGCAATGACGAGCTCGACGTGCTGCTGATCTCCCCCGAACGCCTCGCCAATCCCCGCTTCCGCGACGAGGTGCTGCCCGGGCTGCTGCAGCGCATGGGCATGCTCGTGGTGGATGAGGCGCACTGCATCTCCGACTGGGGGCACGACTTCCGGCCCGACTACCGGCGCATCGCGGAGATCGTGCGCAACCTCCCCACCGAGGTCCCCGTGCTGGCCACCACTGCCACGGCGAACTCGCGGGTGGTCGATGACATCGCCGCCCAGCTGACCCCCGCAGGTGAAGCCGGTCATGTCGGCGACCATGCGGACAAAGAGGTCCTCGTCCTGCGCGGCACGCTCAGCCGCGAGTCGCTGCGCCTGGGCGTCCTCTCGCTCCCGGATTCCGAGCAGCGCATCGCCTGGCTGACCCAGCACCTAGAGGACCTCACCGGAAGCGGAATCGTCTATGCGCTGACCATCTCCCAGGCCACCGACCTCGCCGCGCACCTGAACGCGCATGGCTACAAGGTTGCCGCCTATACGGGCCAGACCGACCCGGACGAGCGCCAGCAGCTGGAGCAGGCGCTGAAGGACAACACGGTCAAGGCCCTGATCGCCACCAGCGCGCTGGGCATGGGCTTCGACAAGCCCGACCTCGGGTTCGTGGTCCATCTCGGCGCCCCCTCCTCCCCGGTCTCCTACTACCAGCAGATCGGCCGTGCGGGCCGCGCCGTGGACAGCGCCGACGTGCTGCTCATGCCGGGCAAGGAGGACGTCCGCATCTGGGAGTACTTCGCCCAGGCCTCCATGCCCACCCAGGAACGCGCCGACGCCGTGCTGAATGCCCTCTCCCCGGAGACCACGCTCTCCGTGGCGAAGCTCGAGGCCATGGTGGAGATCCGCCGCTCCCCGCTCGAGCTGCTGCTCAAGGTCCTCGAGGTCGACGGCAGCGTCCGCCGCGTCTCGGGTGGCTGGCTCTCCACCGGGGTGCCCTGGACCTATGACGCCGAGCGCTATGACACCATTCTGGCGATGCGCCGCGCCGAGCAGCAGCTCATGCTCGATTACGAGCGTCTCCCCCAGGGACAGTGCCGGATGGTCTTCCTGGCCCACGCCCTCGACGACGACGCCGCCCAGCCCTGCGGCCGCTGTGACACCTGCGCAGAACCCTGGTTCCCGCAGGACGTCTCCCAGCCCGCCCTGGCGGAGGCCAAGGCCAGCCTGGATCGGGTCGGACTGGAGATCGCTCCGCGCAAGCAATGGCCCACCGGTCTGGGCGCGCTGGGCCTCTCGCTCAAGGGCAAGCTTCCCACCGAAGCGCTGGCCGAGCCCGGACGAGCGCTGGCCCGGCTGAGCGATCTCGGCTGGGGCACCCCCGTGCGCGAGGCCCTGCAGGGTGAAGACGCCGAGGTCAGCGAGCAGCTGGTGCGCGGAGCGATCCGGGTGCTCGCCGAATGGGGATGGGCGCGGCGCCCCGACGTCGTCGTGTCCATGCCTTCACGGCAGCATCCGGTGCTCGTGGACTCGCTGGCCCAGTCCCTGGCGCGGGTCGGGCAGCTGCCCTATGCCGGCGCGCTGGAATGGGCCGACGGCGGTCCCACCAGCACCCCGGACACCAACAGCGCCTTCCGCCTGGCCGGCCTGCTGGGAAAGTTCGGGGTCTCTTCAGAACTTGCCGGCCGGATCGAGGGCGCCTCGGTGCTGCTGGTCGATGACGAGGTGGTCTCCCGCTGGACGCTCACTGTGGCGGCGCGAGAGCTGCGCGGCGCCGGTGCTGCACAGGTGCTTCCCTTCACGCTGGGGATGCGCGGATAG